DNA sequence from the Daphnia pulex isolate KAP4 chromosome 8, ASM2113471v1 genome:
CCCTCATTAAACGACACATGATTTAACTAAACATTGTGttaagaaaaggtaaaaatgttaactttttGCATCTCTTTGGCGggatgtaaaaaacaaacattttgaaacatcaacaaatgaaataagtaTACATCGCGTGAATTGGTTTGATAATCAAGTTTATTGCAAACCTTATCTTTAGTTTGTATACATCCTAGTCCTAGCAGAAAATTATCAACGGCTTGTTTCGTCCAATTATCACACAGCGGCGGTAGAATAATTATTCAACATACTTAATAAAAGCCCGGTGCCACTTATTTGATATGACTGCGATAGGTATTGAACTCGGGACTCCCGGGTCCCAGTTCGATGCTGATCCACTGTGCCATTCTAGATATTTTTTGAATCCTTCACAATCATGGCATATTCGACGATGGGCGTTAAGacctttgaaaatttttccgaATATCCAAACATCACTTCCAATTCGCTTCGTAGCACccatcacacacaccacacaaatgaattaaaaaacattatgtgAGCCATTTGGCGACACACTCGATGCATAGATATGCTTAGTCAACTATATCGACGGACAAACTATATGTATAGGCCATTTCACGCACCGTGCCTATGCACGTTACGTATGTTTAGGCAATACGCATACATATAGCATACGAAAGAAACAGTACTTAATGAAAAGTTGCTTTTACACTAATTGTATTAAAGTATGTTGACTGATAGTACTTTTGGGACTTAAAGTACTTAATCTCTTGAATCgtagttatttgaaaaagttgtttatgGCTTTTTTGAAACTATGTTTGGAATTGTCCcctcaatgaatttttttaatctaataaaatgaatatataGAGGATGCAGAGGATTAGATTTTTACCAAATTAGGTATAAATGCATTAGCTGCAAATTAAGGTATTCAACtttaaagttaattcatttatttatgtaaataaaattttgtaagaatttcgagaaatatgcaaataaggGGAGGGATAACAAGGCCATGGCTTCCAGCATAGCCTGGGGTTCTTTCGGGGCGGTTAGgttaaaaaccaaaagaaaacaaatgtgtttgGTTGGGgggaatcatttttgtttcgaaaaaaatttctaaacatcGTGTGTCGGAGGAGGTGACAAACAAGTCATGTTTAGATATAGCAAAACATTAGTTTCCTTTTAGAACACAGCGTTTCTTAGAGAGTCGACAATGTCCATGTCTTTGGCAAACATTACCACTACATGAAGTGGAGTGACACCCTTTTCATCGACGCCATTGGGATCAGCTCCTCTTGCTAACAGGAAGCGAGCGACAGTCACGTTGGATGCCGTCATTGCGAAATAAAGGGCAGTCCTTCCTGTTTTGTTCCTTCCGTCAATCTcgatctttttttcgttttgcagCATGAGATTGAGAACATCGGTGTCTGCCAGGTATTGTGCTgctaaatgaaatgaattgttGCCCTCATTGTTGCGTATGGTGGGATCGGCTCCTTTTTCCAGTAAATAGCGAGCCATCtccacgttttttttctctattgcgTAATGTAGAGCAGTTCTTCCAAGTTCGTCACGGTGATTGATATCGACTTGTTTATTTTCCAGGATTAAAGTGATTGTTTCGATTGTTTTTGCATAAAGGGCCGCAAAGTGAAGTGCGGTGTTGCCTCTCTTGTTGGCAATGTTTGGGTCGGCTCCTTTTTGAATCAGGTGACGAGCAATCGTTTCCAAGTTTGTTCCCATGATTGCAAAATGGAGAGGTGTCACTCCTTCTCTGTCACCTCCGTTGATGTCGAATTTTCCCGTTTCCAGAATGGCGTCGATGACATCCGTCGTCTTTGCCAAAAATGATGCAAAATTAAGTGCATTCGCTCCCGTTTCTTCCCATGCTCTGATATCTGCTCCATTTTTCAATAGGAGACGAACACTTTCTACGTCTGAGTCTTTGATAGCTGAAAGCAGATATTCCTCCGATATTTTATCGATTTTGTCCTCAATTGGTATTGTACCGTCGCttaaaaagttttcaacttttcggGGCCTTCGATTGCTGAAAACACGCATatgttttttgaaatattcattgtttcttttgagCAATTTGCTTCCTCTTTCCAGAGCGCCTTTCTCTTTCAATCGTTTGACAATTCTTTCGACGAGCCctctcttgtttttccttGCGTAATGTAGTGCATTTCGCCCCTTATTGTCCAAGCAGTGGACATCCACGTCTTCATGATTCAAGAGCAACTCGACAACGTCCATGTCTTTAGCAAGAAATACCGCTTCGTGGAGTATAGTGGATCCATTCTCATAATCGATGTTGGGGTTGGCTCCTTTTGATAACAGGAAGCGAGCGACATTCACGTTGGATGCTGTAATTGCATAATGGAGGGCAGTCGATCCCTGTTGATCTCTAGTTTCATTTATGTCAACTTTTTCGTTTGCCAGAAGTAAATTGAGAATTTCGAAATCTTTAGCGTTATCCACCGCCACGTGAAATGGAGTGAGGCCTATGTTGTTGCGTATGGTGGGATCGGCTCCCTTTTCCAGCAAAAGTCTAACCCAATTCACGTTGTTGGCGCGTATTGCGAAAAAAAGTGGAGTTTCCCCATCTTGATTGATGCAGCGGTTGAAATCGAAATTTCCTTCTTTCAGAATTTCATCCATTTCCTGTGAATTCTTGGCTGTCGCTATTCGAAGGCCATCAAATATAGTCAAGTTAATTGAAGGATCTGTAACGCCTGTTGCCTCGTCTGATTCTTCAGTCCACTCGTCAGTATCGGTACTCGCAGGTTTGATGCCCTTTTTCGAAAACCGATCACCAATTTCCACTGCTAGTCCGTGCATGTTTTCCTTGACCAAATTGAAAAGTATTTTATCGTTTTTATACCGGCTCAGGTCTCCTTCTTTCATATTCATTAGTAACAAGTCGACGATTTTCATGTCCTTTGCGCTGAGTGCAGCCAGGTAAAGTGGAGTAATGCCATTATTGTCTCTACAATTGACATCTGCTCCCTTTACGATCAAATGCTCGGCAGTGATTTCATTGGATGATTCGGCGGCATAATGAAGTGCAGTCCATCCGCATCCATTTCTATAGTTTACATCGCCCATCCCGTTGACTTTTTGAGCTTCTAAGAGTAGATCAATCATAGGGTTACCGTTATTTTGCAGGGCTGCCACGTGAAGAGGGGACAGATCGTCTTTGTCGAAAAGGTTGGGATTGGCTCCTTTTTCTATCAAGCGTTTGACAGCAATAACGTTGGATGCGTAAGCGGCAGCATGAAGCGCAGTTTCTCCGAATTCGTTTACATCGTCAACATTAACTTTGTCATGTGCTAGGAGCAAATCAATGATCTCGTTACCGTCTCTTTCTCCTACTGCCACATGAAGAGGAGACAGACCTTCTTTGTCGTAAATGGTAGGATTGGCTCcattttctaataatttttgaacAGCGATGACGTTGGAGACAGAAGCGGCCAAATGGAGAGCAGTGTGTCCATCTCTGTCTACATCGTCAATCTTGACTTTGGGATGAGCTAGGAGCAAATTGATGATCTCTGCTTTCATTGTGGTCGTGACCGCCAATTGAAGGGCGCTTTTCCCGTATGCGTCACGCGTCGTTGGGTTGGCATTCAGTGGATGTTTCAGAAGATGTTTGACCATTTTGGATTTCGAATACATAATCACATAGTGGAGCGGAGTATATTCATTGTAGAAGGCGTTGATGTCGTACTTACCACTGTCGATCATTTTATCAAGAAGATCgatattttccatttgaattACAGTAAATAAAGGGGACCAATCTGAACGACCCCTAAGGATAACAATTaaatccaacatttttttgttgcggCCATTTTCAGGAGGAGGGGAGCATTTGAAATAACCCTTGTATTCGTATTCTTCTTGAGTAATTTGTTGACTGATGAAAGTGACAAAAGACTGGCAGTTTGAGTTCAAGATGTTGTACTTTTCTGGAATGACCTGATGGGCCCAAAGTAATGCTAAAAGATATTGAATCGTACCTTTTCCTTCCAAATTTTCGACAATGGGTTTCACTTTACTTCGCACTTGATCATAACACTTGTCCTTGACGTTATTTTTGTTGCGTGATCGTTGCAAAGCGATGTAATCACGGTTCTTTTCTAGTGACCACCAATAGTCTCCATCTGTTTCACATGTCGTTTTGAAGACGATGAAAACGTGAAACACTTTAATAGCATTTCCCCTGCTGCCAATGCTGCACTGGTGGGTTTCAAATTCCGTGATTTTCGACTCTTTTTTGATGTCTTTTAAAACCTTCAGCATGTCAGGTATTTCAGCTTGTTCTGCTCTTTTGATATCTTCCGTAGTTTCCTCGTTGAGTAAAAATCGAAAGAGCGCAGGTTCCGATACTTCGTGATCCACGTCAGGTTCGTGATCAGCATCGGGCACGA
Encoded proteins:
- the LOC124200561 gene encoding putative ankyrin repeat protein RF_0381; the protein is MENFFRSIPGIGQYFGGEYEHKLLFVPDADHEPDVDHEVSEPALFRFLLNEETTEDIKRAEQAEIPDMLKVLKDIKKESKITEFETHQCSIGSRGNAIKVFHVFIVFKTTCETDGDYWWSLEKNRDYIALQRSRNKNNVKDKCYDQVRSKVKPIVENLEGKGTIQYLLALLWAHQVIPEKYNILNSNCQSFVTFISQQITQEEYEYKGYFKCSPPPENGRNKKMLDLIVILRGRSDWSPLFTVIQMENIDLLDKMIDSGKYDINAFYNEYTPLHYVIMYSKSKMVKHLLKHPLNANPTTRDAYGKSALQLAVTTTMKAEIINLLLAHPKVKIDDVDRDGHTALHLAASVSNVIAVQKLLENGANPTIYDKEGLSPLHVAVGERDGNEIIDLLLAHDKVNVDDVNEFGETALHAAAYASNVIAVKRLIEKGANPNLFDKDDLSPLHVAALQNNGNPMIDLLLEAQKVNGMGDVNYRNGCGWTALHYAAESSNEITAEHLIVKGADVNCRDNNGITPLYLAALSAKDMKIVDLLLMNMKEGDLSRYKNDKILFNLVKENMHGLAVEIGDRFSKKGIKPASTDTDEWTEESDEATGVTDPSINLTIFDGLRIATAKNSQEMDEILKEGNFDFNRCINQDGETPLFFAIRANNVNWVRLLLEKGADPTIRNNIGLTPFHVAVDNAKDFEILNLLLANEKVDINETRDQQGSTALHYAITASNVNVARFLLSKGANPNIDYENGSTILHEAVFLAKDMDVVELLLNHEDVDVHCLDNKGRNALHYARKNKRGLVERIVKRLKEKGALERGSKLLKRNNEYFKKHMRVFSNRRPRKVENFLSDGTIPIEDKIDKISEEYLLSAIKDSDVESVRLLLKNGADIRAWEETGANALNFASFLAKTTDVIDAILETGKFDINGGDREGVTPLHFAIMGTNLETIARHLIQKGADPNIANKRGNTALHFAALYAKTIETITLILENKQVDINHRDELGRTALHYAIEKKNVEMARYLLEKGADPTIRNNEGNNSFHLAAQYLADTDVLNLMLQNEKKIEIDGRNKTGRTALYFAMTASNVTVARFLLARGADPNGVDEKGVTPLHVVVMFAKDMDIVDSLRNAVF